The Anguilla anguilla isolate fAngAng1 chromosome 4, fAngAng1.pri, whole genome shotgun sequence genome has a window encoding:
- the LOC118226100 gene encoding C2 calcium-dependent domain-containing protein 4C-like, whose protein sequence is MKRNIAVTRTVSAGSCSVASLSRTFSTPEDAQPYTARRHSSAGVRALKWATASARSFGSSLVLENRSSKDNLFNIVVTPDSIPQFTIPSLALQDGLRFSSPASSSSGFGSSPRLERRAHRSVSDPTSNNRLPHDRRGNCALLEGQDFPDPVTRAAFSLPHLPKVTTPYGFLTLSRSPQMADEEALLFQAGHRRCLRDEEGASRGRTPDLNENSTSRTGRTRPPAGTSCPAQLVRRRSSPDRRILETGRAKQNVQGSARRPKSRFWAVLQKHFTNLKEKSQ, encoded by the exons ATGAAGAGAAACATCGCGGTGACTCGGACCGTCAGCGCTGGAAGCTGCAGCGTTGCCAGCCTCTCCAGAACCTTCAGCACTCCAGAGGACGCGCAACCGTACACCGCGCGGAGGCACAGCAGCGCCGGGGTCAGAGCGCTGAAGTGGGCGACCGCAAGCGCGCGCTCCTTCGGTAGCTCGCTCGTGCTGGAAAACCGATCGAGCAAAGACAACCTCTTCAACATTGTAGTGACGCCCGACAGCATCCCGCAGTTCACCATTCCCAGCCTGGCGCTGCAGGACGGTTTGAGATT CTCGTCCCCCGCCTCCTCGTCTTCAGGTTTCGGTTCCTCCCCGCGGCTGGAGCGAAGAGCCCATCGGAGTGTCTCGGATCCCACCAGCAACAACAGGCTTCCGCACGACCGACGCGGGAACTGCGCCTTGCTGGAGGGGCAGGACTTCCCCGACCCGGTCACCAGGGCAGCGTTCTCCCTGCCGCACCTCCCCAAGGTCACCACGCCGTACGGCTTCCTGACCCTGAGCCGGAGCCCGCAGATGGCCGACGAGGAGGCCCTGCTCTTCCAGGCTGGGCACCGGCGCTGTCTCAGGGACGAGGAGGGCGCGTCCCGCGGACGCACGCCGGACCTGAACGAGAATTCGACTTCTCGGACGGGTCgaacccgcccgcccgccggcacgtcctgccccgcccagctcGTCCGACGGCGCTCTTCTCCGGACCGCAGGATCTTGGAGACCGGAAGAGCCAAACAGAACGTCCAGGGTTCTGCCAGGCGCCCTAAATCCAGATTTTGGGCTGTTCTGCAGAAACACTTTACCAACTTGAAGGAGAAGTCCCAGTGA